In Curtobacterium sp. MCPF17_002, one genomic interval encodes:
- a CDS encoding Ppx/GppA phosphatase family protein, with protein MRVGVLDIGSNTGHLLVVDAHGGAAPLPASSFKQPLRLAEHLDDAGAVTEAGVDALTAFVADAVRVAEERGCEDMLAFATSAVRDAVNSEAVLAHVEASTGVELAVLSGSDEARLTFLAVRRWFGWSAGRLAVFDIGGGSLEIAGGGDEAPDVAWSMPIGAARLARTHFASGTPSEDDVRRIRHEIRVEIARDAGLLLRAGRPDRAVATSKTFRSIARICGAAPSGAGALVPRALDGAVLRAKLPSLLAMTVDELAELPGVSASRAHQIVPGALVAEACLDIFDLPALEICPWALREGVILERLDQLSVLGTP; from the coding sequence ATGCGCGTGGGAGTCCTCGACATCGGGTCCAACACCGGCCACCTGCTCGTGGTGGACGCCCACGGCGGCGCCGCGCCGCTGCCGGCCTCGTCGTTCAAGCAGCCGCTCCGGCTCGCCGAGCACCTCGACGACGCCGGCGCGGTGACCGAGGCCGGGGTCGACGCCCTCACCGCCTTCGTGGCCGACGCCGTCCGCGTCGCCGAGGAGCGCGGGTGCGAGGACATGCTCGCGTTCGCGACCTCAGCCGTCCGCGACGCAGTGAACTCCGAGGCGGTCCTCGCCCACGTCGAGGCCTCGACCGGCGTCGAACTCGCCGTCCTGTCCGGCTCCGACGAAGCGCGGCTGACGTTCCTGGCCGTCCGCCGCTGGTTCGGTTGGTCGGCGGGGCGGCTCGCCGTGTTCGACATCGGCGGCGGCTCGCTCGAGATCGCCGGCGGCGGGGACGAAGCACCGGACGTCGCGTGGTCCATGCCCATCGGCGCCGCGCGCCTGGCCCGCACCCACTTCGCCTCCGGGACCCCCAGCGAGGACGACGTCCGCCGGATCCGGCACGAGATCCGCGTCGAGATCGCCCGTGACGCCGGACTCCTGCTCCGCGCCGGACGACCCGACCGTGCGGTGGCGACCTCGAAGACGTTCCGCTCCATCGCCCGCATCTGCGGAGCGGCGCCGTCCGGGGCCGGGGCGCTCGTCCCGCGGGCGCTCGACGGAGCCGTCCTGCGGGCGAAGTTGCCGTCGTTGCTCGCGATGACGGTGGACGAACTCGCCGAGCTGCCGGGTGTCTCGGCGAGCCGGGCGCACCAGATCGTCCCCGGGGCGCTCGTCGCCGAGGCGTGTCTCGACATCTTCGACCTGCCCGCGCTGGAGATCTGCCCCTGGGCGCTCCGCGAGGGTGTGATCCTCGAGCGGCTCGACCAGCTGTCGGTGCTCGGGACGCCCTAG
- a CDS encoding ATP-dependent DNA ligase yields MSPTSRKTVVLVGDRRLALTNTDKVLYPETGTTKGRVIEYYERVAPWMIPHVKDRPVTRKRWANGVDGKVFFEKNLPDSAPDWVRHHTIHHSEHDNEYPIVDDLPTLVWMAQQAALELHVPQWRFGPRGAQQNPDRLVLDLDPGEGVGLSECVEVAVAAREVLHGMGLDPYPVTSGSKGIHLYAALDGRATTGQVSDVAHELAKSLEQDLPDLVLSSMSRAERKGKVFVDWSQNNGNKTTIAPYSLRGRDRPTVAAPRTWKELEERGLAQLTLDEVLERLEARGDHLHPVASASLAVGRHDHGHWDSDRTQQANDAEQPGRDRLAAYRAKRDASKTPEPVPEDAPTVRKDGTPTFVIQEHHATRDHYDFRLEHEGVLVSWALPKGEPSDPGKNHLAVQTEDHPLEYGAFEGTIPKDEYGGGTVTIWDDGTYELEKWREGEEVIVTLHGRTGGARRLALLHTRGRGRGREGDEKNWLIHRTKDQPDRLADGGDAAGTSRASRPTTAPRGGRTADGHDRDGQTRIDGAAESDTAPSDRRTMQASLAKGEPVLDPSDWAFEMKWDGIRALCTVRNGSVTLRSRNDNDLTDQYPELQELGDRAGVDGVFDGEIVALDDRGRPSFQLLQNRMGLTKKREVDAAMAQTPVRLLLFDVLEADGHELTRLAYDARRQALETVVDPGGVIDVPPAYQGDLPRAMADSKQQGLEGVVAKKRSSKYAEGRRSEAWLKLKHHATQEVVVGGWKPGNGRRAGGVGSLLLGVPGPDGLEYVGKVGTGFRDRDLDEIGAALAPLERKTSPFGDVPRPDARDAHWVTPKRVGEVEFAEWTSDGRLRQPSWRGWRVDKDPDDVVRES; encoded by the coding sequence GTGAGCCCGACCTCCCGCAAGACGGTCGTCCTGGTCGGCGACCGGCGGCTCGCGCTGACGAACACCGACAAGGTGCTCTACCCCGAGACCGGCACGACCAAGGGGCGCGTGATCGAGTACTACGAGCGCGTGGCGCCGTGGATGATCCCGCACGTGAAGGACCGTCCGGTGACCCGGAAGCGCTGGGCGAACGGCGTCGACGGCAAGGTGTTCTTCGAGAAGAACCTGCCGGACTCCGCCCCGGACTGGGTCCGGCACCACACCATCCACCACTCCGAGCACGACAACGAGTACCCGATCGTCGACGACCTGCCGACCCTGGTGTGGATGGCGCAGCAGGCCGCGCTCGAGCTGCACGTCCCGCAGTGGCGGTTCGGTCCCCGCGGGGCGCAGCAGAACCCGGACCGGCTCGTGCTCGACCTCGACCCGGGCGAGGGCGTCGGGCTGTCCGAGTGCGTCGAGGTGGCCGTCGCGGCACGCGAGGTCCTGCACGGCATGGGCCTCGACCCGTACCCGGTGACGTCCGGCTCGAAGGGCATCCACCTGTACGCGGCGCTGGACGGCCGTGCCACCACCGGTCAGGTTTCCGACGTCGCGCACGAACTCGCGAAGTCGCTCGAACAGGACCTGCCGGACCTGGTGCTGTCCTCGATGAGCCGAGCCGAGCGGAAGGGCAAGGTCTTCGTCGACTGGTCGCAGAACAACGGCAACAAGACGACGATCGCCCCGTACTCGCTCCGCGGCCGGGACCGGCCGACGGTCGCGGCGCCCCGCACCTGGAAGGAACTGGAGGAGCGCGGGCTCGCCCAGCTCACGCTGGACGAGGTGCTCGAGCGCCTGGAGGCCCGTGGCGACCACCTGCACCCGGTCGCGTCCGCCTCGTTGGCCGTCGGCAGACACGACCACGGTCACTGGGACAGCGACCGGACCCAGCAGGCGAACGACGCGGAGCAACCGGGCCGGGACCGCCTCGCCGCCTACCGCGCGAAGCGCGACGCCTCGAAGACGCCGGAGCCGGTCCCCGAGGACGCACCCACCGTCCGGAAGGACGGCACCCCGACGTTCGTCATCCAGGAACACCACGCCACCCGCGACCACTACGACTTCCGGCTCGAGCACGAGGGGGTGCTCGTCAGCTGGGCCCTGCCGAAGGGCGAACCGAGCGACCCGGGGAAGAACCACCTCGCGGTGCAGACGGAGGACCACCCGCTCGAGTACGGCGCCTTCGAGGGCACGATCCCGAAGGACGAGTACGGCGGCGGCACGGTGACCATCTGGGACGACGGCACCTACGAGCTCGAGAAGTGGCGCGAGGGCGAGGAGGTCATCGTCACGCTGCACGGTCGGACCGGCGGCGCTCGACGGCTCGCCCTGCTGCACACACGGGGGCGGGGTCGGGGGCGCGAGGGCGACGAGAAGAACTGGCTCATCCACCGCACCAAGGACCAGCCGGACCGCCTGGCGGACGGCGGCGACGCGGCGGGGACGAGCCGCGCCTCCAGGCCGACGACCGCACCCCGTGGCGGACGGACGGCAGACGGTCACGACCGTGACGGACAGACCCGTATCGACGGGGCTGCCGAGTCGGACACCGCGCCCTCGGACCGTCGGACGATGCAGGCGTCGCTGGCGAAGGGTGAGCCGGTGCTGGACCCGTCGGACTGGGCGTTCGAGATGAAGTGGGACGGGATCCGGGCGCTCTGCACCGTGCGGAACGGCTCGGTGACCCTCCGCAGCCGCAACGACAACGACCTGACGGACCAGTACCCGGAGCTGCAGGAGCTCGGCGATCGGGCCGGGGTCGACGGTGTGTTCGACGGGGAGATCGTCGCGCTGGACGACCGCGGGCGGCCCTCGTTCCAGCTCCTGCAGAACCGGATGGGGCTGACCAAGAAGCGCGAGGTGGACGCCGCGATGGCGCAGACGCCGGTGCGGTTGCTGCTCTTCGACGTCCTCGAGGCGGACGGGCACGAACTCACGCGCCTCGCGTACGACGCCCGTCGGCAGGCGCTGGAGACCGTGGTCGACCCCGGCGGCGTGATCGACGTCCCCCCGGCGTACCAGGGCGACCTGCCGCGGGCGATGGCGGACTCGAAGCAGCAGGGACTCGAGGGGGTCGTCGCGAAGAAGCGCTCGTCGAAGTACGCCGAGGGGCGGCGGTCCGAAGCGTGGTTGAAGCTCAAGCACCACGCGACGCAGGAGGTGGTCGTCGGCGGGTGGAAACCCGGCAACGGTCGACGTGCCGGCGGTGTGGGCTCCCTGCTCCTCGGGGTGCCGGGACCGGACGGGCTCGAGTACGTCGGCAAGGTCGGCACCGGGTTCCGTGACCGGGACCTCGACGAGATCGGCGCCGCACTCGCGCCGCTCGAGCGGAAGACCTCGCCGTTCGGGGACGTCCCGCGGCCCGACGCCCGCGACGCGCACTGGGTGACGCCGAAGCGCGTCGGTGAGGTCGAGTTCGCGGAGTGGACCTCGGACGGGCGGTTGCGACAGCCGTCCTGGCGCGGGTGGCGGGTCGACAAGGACCCGGACGACGTGGTCCGCGAGAGTTGA
- a CDS encoding antibiotic biosynthesis monooxygenase, whose product MSSTPATDGPPVTVSITRLVEPDRIPDATRWVQSGVNLANRYPGFLGSGWVRSHATSREWHMLYRFADHDSLATWENSDDRLRWLDLGRDLVVDARVEKRTGIEGWFDVPQDAPASSAPPRWKQAVSIWLGFFPVNLAFTYLVGWLVPAFGALPVLPRVLITTLVLTPIMTFWVLPFVTKLIRPWLLAPPRANRDAAPAPAPPPGR is encoded by the coding sequence GTGTCGTCGACACCCGCGACCGATGGCCCACCCGTCACCGTCTCCATCACCCGCCTGGTCGAACCGGACCGCATCCCCGACGCCACCCGCTGGGTCCAGTCTGGTGTGAACCTGGCGAACCGCTACCCGGGGTTCCTCGGGTCGGGGTGGGTGCGCTCGCACGCGACGAGCCGCGAGTGGCACATGCTGTACCGGTTCGCCGACCACGACTCCCTCGCGACGTGGGAGAACTCCGACGACCGGCTGCGCTGGCTCGACCTGGGCCGCGACCTCGTCGTGGACGCCCGTGTCGAGAAGCGCACCGGCATCGAGGGCTGGTTCGACGTCCCGCAGGACGCTCCGGCGTCGAGCGCTCCCCCGCGGTGGAAGCAGGCGGTGAGCATCTGGCTCGGGTTCTTCCCGGTGAACCTGGCGTTCACGTACCTGGTCGGCTGGCTCGTCCCGGCGTTCGGCGCGCTGCCGGTGCTGCCGCGGGTGCTCATCACCACGCTCGTGCTCACGCCGATCATGACGTTCTGGGTGCTGCCGTTCGTCACGAAGCTCATCCGGCCGTGGCTCCTCGCCCCGCCGCGCGCGAACCGCGACGCGGCGCCGGCGCCGGCGCCGCCACCCGGCCGCTAG
- a CDS encoding Ku protein, which yields MRSIWKGSIAFGLVNVPIKVYAATETHDVSLHQVHDEDKGRIRYKRVCEFGHEVEYADIQRAYDDGDKTVILTADDFKKLPEEQSHEIEVLEFVPVEQVDPMMFEKSYYLEPDSRSPKAYVLLRETLAKTDRLAIVQFTLRQKTRLGVLRVNDDVILLQGLLWGDEVRAADFKALDASVKVSANELKMSSSLVDSMATDFDPDRYTDEYQAELQQLIDAKLEAGDDVDTEKTFGDRAEDDDEGEGGDVIDLMAALRASVDKKRSRSSSGSRSSGSRSASTSTSTSSDEKPAEKKPATKKAAEKKAPAKKAPAKKPAAKKQAS from the coding sequence ATGAGGTCGATCTGGAAGGGCTCCATCGCGTTCGGGCTGGTCAACGTGCCGATCAAGGTCTACGCCGCGACCGAGACCCACGACGTCTCGCTGCACCAGGTCCACGACGAGGACAAGGGCCGCATCCGGTACAAGCGGGTGTGCGAGTTCGGCCACGAGGTCGAGTACGCCGACATCCAGCGCGCCTACGACGACGGCGACAAGACGGTGATCCTCACGGCCGACGACTTCAAGAAGCTCCCCGAGGAGCAGTCGCACGAGATCGAGGTCCTCGAGTTCGTGCCCGTCGAGCAGGTCGACCCGATGATGTTCGAGAAGTCGTACTACCTCGAACCGGACTCCCGCTCCCCGAAGGCGTACGTGCTGCTGCGGGAGACACTGGCGAAGACCGACCGTCTCGCGATCGTGCAGTTCACCCTCCGGCAGAAGACCCGACTCGGCGTGCTCCGGGTGAACGACGACGTCATCCTGCTGCAGGGGTTGCTCTGGGGCGACGAGGTGCGCGCCGCGGACTTCAAGGCGCTCGATGCCTCGGTCAAGGTGAGCGCGAACGAGCTGAAGATGTCGTCGTCGCTCGTCGACAGCATGGCCACCGACTTCGATCCCGACCGCTACACGGACGAGTACCAGGCGGAGCTGCAGCAGCTCATCGACGCGAAGCTCGAGGCCGGCGACGACGTCGACACCGAGAAGACCTTCGGCGACCGCGCTGAGGACGACGACGAGGGGGAGGGCGGCGACGTCATCGACCTCATGGCCGCGCTGCGGGCGTCGGTGGACAAGAAGCGGTCGCGGTCGTCGTCCGGGTCGCGGTCGTCCGGGTCGCGGTCGGCGTCGACGTCGACGTCGACGTCGTCCGACGAGAAGCCGGCGGAGAAGAAGCCCGCTACGAAGAAGGCCGCCGAGAAGAAGGCACCGGCGAAGAAGGCCCCCGCCAAGAAGCCCGCCGCGAAGAAGCAGGCCAGCTAG
- a CDS encoding fumarylacetoacetate hydrolase family protein, protein MRDLVIPAPALPTVPTSTGGRFPVRRVFCVSRNYAAHAREMGHDPDREPPFFFTKPADAVVVDDADTPYPTMTDRLEHEVELVVAIGTGGSDLAVDDALGHVWGYAVGLDLTRRDLQAEAKRLGRPWDTAKGFDASAPIGALTPAAGVDPTTGTIELRVNGDLRQSGDLADQIWSVAETIAELSRFVTLAPGDLLMTGTPEGVGVLDRGDVLDGTIAGVGSVRTRIV, encoded by the coding sequence GTGCGCGACCTCGTGATCCCGGCCCCGGCCCTCCCGACCGTCCCGACGTCGACGGGCGGACGTTTCCCGGTCCGTCGCGTGTTCTGCGTGAGTCGGAACTACGCCGCCCACGCGCGGGAGATGGGGCATGACCCGGACCGCGAGCCGCCGTTCTTCTTCACGAAGCCCGCCGACGCGGTCGTGGTCGACGACGCCGACACCCCGTACCCGACGATGACGGACCGACTCGAGCACGAGGTGGAACTGGTCGTCGCGATCGGCACCGGCGGGAGTGACCTCGCGGTGGACGATGCCCTCGGGCACGTCTGGGGCTACGCCGTCGGACTCGACCTGACCCGGCGCGACCTGCAGGCCGAGGCGAAACGGCTGGGCCGGCCGTGGGACACCGCGAAGGGGTTCGACGCCTCGGCACCGATCGGGGCGCTCACCCCGGCGGCCGGGGTCGACCCGACGACCGGCACGATCGAGCTGCGTGTGAACGGGGACCTCCGGCAGTCCGGCGACCTGGCGGACCAGATCTGGTCGGTGGCCGAGACGATCGCGGAACTCTCGCGGTTCGTGACGCTCGCACCGGGCGACCTCCTCATGACCGGGACACCGGAGGGAGTCGGTGTCCTCGACCGCGGCGACGTCCTCGACGGCACGATCGCCGGCGTCGGCTCCGTCCGGACCCGGATCGTCTGA
- a CDS encoding DUF6328 family protein: MSETERGRHETPTERWDRNWSDIQQELRIVQTGTQILGGFLLTLPFQQRFTMLSDLEEGLYLVLVVLAAAVTIVALSAVSSHRLVFRQRQKHDLVRVGNRILLATLIASALLFSGTVLFVFDVVIGDVGGLIGGIAVFVGTAVLWVSIPLALRRSHRDG; encoded by the coding sequence ATGAGTGAGACCGAACGCGGTCGGCACGAGACCCCGACCGAACGCTGGGACCGGAACTGGTCCGACATCCAGCAGGAGCTGCGCATCGTGCAGACGGGAACCCAGATCCTCGGCGGGTTCCTGCTGACGCTGCCGTTCCAGCAGCGGTTCACGATGCTCAGCGACCTCGAGGAAGGGCTGTACCTCGTGCTGGTCGTGCTCGCCGCCGCCGTGACGATCGTGGCGCTGTCCGCGGTGTCCTCGCACCGGCTCGTCTTCCGGCAGCGGCAGAAGCACGACCTCGTGCGGGTCGGCAACCGCATCCTGCTCGCGACGCTCATCGCCAGCGCGCTGCTGTTCTCCGGGACGGTGCTGTTCGTGTTCGACGTGGTGATCGGTGACGTCGGCGGGCTCATCGGCGGCATTGCCGTGTTCGTCGGGACCGCGGTGCTCTGGGTGTCGATCCCCCTCGCGCTCCGGCGGTCGCACCGGGACGGCTAG
- a CDS encoding SDR family oxidoreductase translates to MSQLDKQDPRDQFPRPPFPAQTQQGSGLASAMDPAPDHGETSYLGTGRMRGYRVLVTGADSGIGRAAAIAMAKEGADVALNALPEEREDLEAVRDVVGDLGRKAVLLPGDLTDEAFCDVLVRDAVSELGGLDALVLVAGHQQVHEDITRQSTEDFDRTMKVNLYSLFWLVRAAVPHMAPGSAIVTTSSVSAYQPQDRMIDYAATKAAIITYTNGLARQLAAKGIRANTVVPGPVWTPLQPISYPGDEIAAYGQDTPFGRPAQPVELGSAYVYLAGPESSYTSGSTLTVAGATGVAL, encoded by the coding sequence ATGAGCCAGCTCGACAAGCAGGACCCGCGCGACCAGTTCCCCCGTCCGCCGTTCCCCGCGCAGACCCAGCAGGGGTCCGGACTGGCGAGTGCGATGGACCCCGCGCCCGACCACGGCGAGACGAGCTACCTCGGCACGGGCCGGATGCGCGGGTACCGGGTGCTCGTCACGGGAGCGGACTCGGGCATCGGTCGCGCGGCGGCGATCGCGATGGCGAAGGAGGGCGCGGACGTCGCCCTGAACGCGCTCCCCGAGGAGCGTGAGGACCTCGAAGCCGTCCGCGACGTGGTCGGCGACCTCGGACGGAAGGCCGTGCTGCTGCCCGGCGACCTCACCGACGAGGCGTTCTGCGACGTGCTGGTGCGTGACGCTGTCAGCGAGCTCGGCGGCCTCGACGCGCTCGTCCTGGTGGCAGGGCACCAGCAGGTGCACGAGGACATCACCCGGCAGAGCACCGAGGACTTCGACCGCACGATGAAGGTCAACCTCTACTCGTTGTTCTGGCTGGTCCGTGCCGCGGTGCCGCACATGGCGCCGGGCAGCGCGATCGTCACCACCAGCTCGGTGTCGGCGTACCAGCCGCAGGACCGGATGATCGACTACGCGGCGACGAAGGCCGCGATCATCACGTACACGAACGGGCTCGCCCGCCAGCTCGCGGCGAAGGGCATCCGGGCGAACACCGTCGTGCCCGGACCCGTGTGGACGCCGCTCCAGCCGATCAGCTACCCCGGCGACGAGATCGCCGCGTACGGGCAGGACACGCCCTTCGGCCGTCCCGCGCAGCCGGTCGAGCTCGGCAGCGCCTACGTCTACCTGGCGGGACCGGAGTCGTCCTACACCTCCGGGTCGACCCTCACCGTGGCGGGAGCGACCGGGGTGGCGCTGTGA
- a CDS encoding TIM barrel protein gives MQEHDLLATSWTWAGDEPLGERVRAVGAAGFAGLSLSLGDLHEVRATIGFAELRRVLDGSGIVWVQLGPLERWWTCSSRTPDQEADRGVVLEAAAMLGAWQVVARADTTLPGISPAAMVEDWADLASQAAKVGAQLVLEPEPWSNLPTVERASRFVAAAGHPNGGLLVDAMHALRGGSTLASIRQGIAPDTLAAVELSDGLLHTPAGMTLSEESRAARYLPGAGAWDLPGFIRTVRDLGFDEPWGVEVRTAAHRAMPTADALRTAAAATRAVLDAADAYGSPAAPAMPTTPAPTSAVDFEPPAHGQHDRAHRARRRDADTGTPA, from the coding sequence GTGCAGGAACACGACCTGCTCGCGACGTCCTGGACCTGGGCCGGTGACGAACCCCTCGGCGAGCGCGTCCGCGCCGTCGGGGCAGCCGGCTTCGCGGGGCTCTCGCTCTCGCTCGGCGACCTCCACGAGGTCCGGGCGACCATCGGCTTCGCCGAACTCCGCCGGGTGCTCGACGGCTCCGGGATCGTCTGGGTCCAGCTCGGCCCCCTCGAACGCTGGTGGACGTGCTCGAGCCGGACGCCCGACCAGGAGGCCGACCGAGGTGTCGTCCTCGAGGCTGCCGCGATGCTCGGCGCCTGGCAAGTGGTCGCGCGAGCGGACACCACGCTGCCCGGCATCTCGCCGGCGGCCATGGTCGAGGACTGGGCCGACCTGGCGAGTCAGGCCGCGAAGGTCGGCGCACAGCTCGTCCTCGAGCCGGAACCGTGGTCGAACCTGCCCACGGTGGAGCGTGCGTCCCGGTTCGTGGCCGCGGCCGGTCACCCGAACGGTGGACTGCTCGTCGACGCGATGCACGCGCTCCGCGGCGGCTCCACGCTCGCGTCGATCCGGCAGGGGATCGCGCCGGACACGCTCGCGGCGGTGGAGCTCAGCGACGGGCTGCTGCACACCCCGGCCGGCATGACCCTGTCCGAGGAGTCGCGCGCGGCCCGGTACCTGCCGGGTGCGGGCGCCTGGGACCTGCCGGGGTTCATCCGTACCGTGCGGGACCTCGGCTTCGACGAGCCCTGGGGCGTCGAGGTGCGGACGGCAGCGCACCGGGCGATGCCGACGGCGGACGCGCTCCGCACCGCGGCCGCGGCGACCCGAGCCGTGCTCGACGCCGCCGACGCGTACGGCTCCCCCGCTGCCCCGGCGATGCCGACCACCCCGGCGCCGACCTCGGCGGTGGACTTCGAGCCACCCGCGCACGGGCAGCACGACCGGGCCCACCGCGCCCGTCGTCGTGATGCCGACACAGGCACCCCCGCGTAA
- a CDS encoding sigma-70 family RNA polymerase sigma factor, which translates to MSDASLVERSADGDTAAFGVLIRRYGPHMRAYAARILGHGDGEADDAVQEAALQAWQRIDRVDDPDRVRNWLFRIAANKALDRLRRRHPHLDLEAVAESADDRPVDEVVATRLQVQELARIVQALPDAPRAVWVMREIGGASYAEIAEATGMPQATVRGVLARARRRVLEQMEGWR; encoded by the coding sequence CTGTCGGACGCCTCGCTCGTCGAGCGCAGCGCCGACGGTGACACCGCCGCCTTCGGCGTGCTCATCCGCCGGTACGGTCCGCACATGCGGGCCTACGCCGCCCGCATCCTCGGGCACGGTGACGGGGAGGCCGACGACGCCGTGCAGGAAGCCGCCCTGCAGGCCTGGCAACGCATCGACCGGGTCGACGACCCGGACCGGGTGCGCAACTGGCTGTTCCGGATCGCGGCCAACAAGGCCCTCGACCGTCTCCGACGCCGTCACCCCCACCTCGATCTGGAGGCAGTGGCGGAGTCCGCCGACGACCGTCCCGTCGACGAGGTGGTCGCCACGCGGCTGCAGGTCCAGGAACTCGCGCGTATCGTGCAGGCACTTCCCGACGCACCCCGTGCGGTCTGGGTGATGCGCGAGATCGGTGGGGCGTCGTACGCCGAGATCGCCGAGGCGACGGGGATGCCGCAGGCGACCGTCCGGGGTGTCCTCGCGCGGGCACGACGACGTGTCCTCGAGCAGATGGAGGGGTGGCGATGA